The following are from one region of the Nocardioides marmotae genome:
- the rplD gene encoding 50S ribosomal protein L4 sunset domain variant: MAAKTVKVDLPAEIFDVAVNVPLIHQVVVAQQAAARQGTHATKTRGEVRGGGRKPYKQKGTGRARQGSTRAPQFAGGGVVHGPQPRSYDQRTPKKMKAAALRGALSDRARNDRIHVVDGIVEGTTPSTKAAIAALAGLSERRRFLVVLERNDTVTWLSLRNAPEVHIVAVDQLNTYDVLASDDIVFTQGAYDAFVSGAARASERKATVVEAPAADAQNEEVSQ, from the coding sequence ATGGCCGCCAAGACCGTCAAGGTCGACCTTCCTGCCGAGATCTTCGACGTTGCTGTCAACGTCCCGCTGATCCACCAGGTCGTCGTCGCCCAGCAGGCCGCTGCCCGTCAGGGCACGCACGCCACCAAGACCCGCGGCGAGGTCCGCGGTGGTGGTCGCAAGCCGTACAAGCAGAAGGGCACCGGCCGCGCCCGTCAGGGTTCGACCCGCGCCCCGCAGTTCGCCGGTGGTGGCGTCGTCCACGGCCCGCAGCCGCGCAGCTACGACCAGCGCACCCCCAAGAAGATGAAGGCCGCCGCCCTGCGCGGTGCCCTCTCGGACCGCGCGCGCAACGACCGGATCCACGTGGTCGACGGCATCGTGGAGGGCACCACGCCCTCGACGAAGGCCGCCATCGCCGCGCTGGCCGGCCTGAGCGAGCGTCGCCGCTTCCTCGTGGTCCTCGAGCGCAACGACACCGTCACCTGGCTGTCGCTGCGCAACGCCCCCGAGGTGCACATTGTCGCGGTCGACCAGCTCAACACCTACGACGTGCTGGCCTCCGACGACATCGTCTTCACCCAGGGCGCGTACGACGCGTTCGTCTCCGGTGCCGCCCGCGCCTCCGAGCGCAAGGCCACCGTCGTCGAGGCCCCGGCCGCCGACGCGCAGAACGAGGAGGTCTCCCAGTGA